The Candidatus Krumholzibacteriota bacterium genome has a segment encoding these proteins:
- a CDS encoding tetratricopeptide repeat protein, with the protein MKRFGRILVVAVIGVAVFVAYYWSAKGMRAYEQAEHFRRTGRLDQAIAEYERAIEGNPRRGVFYFGLARTLQARGEYALALEACDRARRCEPDELTYDSRYHLIEGILLADEGRWGEAIRALDRCREGCRDSIMRAVGDRIVADARLRREAGEHDAAESELMTALGVSDGDCRLFFELALNCREMGQPGRAIRYFEKAAALAPDCTRYHYELGRTYRATGRYPEAIAAFSRAGDFGDAHQLAAETRSVERERCRAVADSLCAEAVSYLLQDTTLYSEWTVAKERIDRAIELCPAERRYRLVSHDLLVDELAFFRGSPSLRIRIEDRGGVDGGTLLEVTVRNGGPAPLSVGAANFSLVAPDGRVFPARNGGFPVRVVPPGGESGGLLRFDSDVRPATLVCTGTGAERVVRSLPAPVY; encoded by the coding sequence ATGAAACGGTTCGGCAGGATCCTCGTCGTCGCCGTGATCGGCGTCGCCGTCTTCGTCGCCTACTACTGGTCCGCCAAGGGCATGCGCGCCTACGAGCAGGCCGAGCATTTCCGCCGCACGGGCAGGCTCGACCAGGCGATCGCCGAGTACGAGCGGGCGATCGAGGGGAATCCCCGGCGCGGCGTCTTTTATTTCGGCCTCGCTCGGACGCTGCAGGCCCGCGGCGAGTACGCGCTCGCCCTCGAGGCCTGCGATCGGGCCCGCCGGTGCGAGCCGGATGAGTTAACCTACGATTCCCGCTACCATCTGATCGAGGGGATTCTTCTCGCCGACGAGGGGCGGTGGGGGGAGGCGATCCGCGCCCTCGACCGGTGCCGGGAGGGGTGCCGCGACTCGATCATGCGCGCCGTCGGCGACCGGATCGTCGCCGACGCCCGGTTGCGACGGGAAGCCGGAGAGCACGATGCGGCCGAGAGCGAGCTGATGACGGCCCTGGGCGTCTCGGACGGCGACTGCCGGCTCTTCTTCGAGCTGGCTTTGAACTGCCGGGAGATGGGGCAGCCCGGGCGTGCGATCCGCTACTTCGAGAAGGCCGCGGCGCTCGCCCCGGATTGCACGCGGTACCACTACGAGCTCGGGCGGACGTACCGGGCGACGGGGCGGTACCCCGAGGCGATCGCCGCCTTCTCGAGGGCGGGCGATTTCGGGGATGCGCACCAGCTCGCGGCGGAGACACGCTCGGTCGAGCGCGAGCGGTGCCGGGCGGTGGCGGATTCCCTCTGCGCCGAGGCCGTCTCGTACCTCCTGCAGGATACCACGCTCTACTCGGAATGGACCGTCGCGAAGGAACGGATCGATCGCGCGATCGAGCTTTGCCCGGCCGAGCGCCGGTACCGGCTCGTCTCCCACGACCTGCTCGTCGACGAGCTCGCCTTCTTCAGGGGCTCTCCCTCGCTCCGGATACGGATCGAGGACCGCGGCGGCGTGGACGGCGGCACGCTGCTCGAGGTCACCGTGCGGAACGGCGGCCCGGCGCCCCTGTCGGTCGGGGCGGCGAACTTCAGCCTCGTCGCGCCGGACGGCCGCGTCTTCCCGGCGCGGAACGGGGGCTTCCCCGTCCGCGTCGTCCCTCCCGGCGGCGAGAGCGGCGGTCTGCTTCGCTTCGACTCCGACGTCCGCCCGGCGACGCTCGTCTGCACGGGGACGGGGGCGGAGCGGGTGGTCCGCAGCCTGCCGGCGCCCGTGTACTGA
- a CDS encoding ATP-binding cassette domain-containing protein, whose protein sequence is MAILEARGIRKFFRQGGGPWRRGRAIKAVDGVDLAVERGETIGLVGESGCGKSTLARAIIRLVEPDEGTVRLDGIDFLALRGAALRRARRRIQMVFQDPYSSLNPRLSVGETIGEGIRIHRLARGRAVGDRVAEILGKVGLPPAAAVRYPHEFSGGQRQRIGIARALAVEPEIVIADEPVSALDVSVQAQIVNLLEDLQRDLGLTYVFIAHDLGVVEHVSDRVAVMYLGRIVEEAPTAGLFAEPLHPYTIGLLASIPRPDPSAPRARAAIAGDVPSPAAVPPGCPFHPRCPLAFERCRIERPVLRGRDGDRAVACWLYG, encoded by the coding sequence ATGGCGATCCTCGAGGCGCGCGGCATCCGGAAGTTCTTCCGGCAGGGAGGCGGTCCCTGGCGGCGCGGCCGGGCAATCAAGGCCGTCGACGGGGTCGATCTCGCCGTCGAGCGGGGCGAGACGATCGGCCTCGTCGGCGAATCGGGGTGCGGCAAGAGCACGCTCGCCCGGGCGATCATCCGTCTCGTCGAACCGGACGAGGGGACGGTGCGTCTCGACGGGATCGATTTCCTCGCCCTCCGGGGCGCCGCCCTGCGCCGGGCCCGCCGCCGCATCCAGATGGTCTTCCAGGATCCCTACTCCTCGCTGAACCCGCGCCTCTCCGTCGGGGAAACGATCGGCGAGGGGATCAGGATCCACCGTCTGGCCCGCGGGCGGGCGGTCGGCGACCGCGTCGCGGAGATCCTCGGAAAGGTCGGCCTGCCGCCCGCGGCCGCCGTCCGCTATCCGCACGAGTTCTCCGGCGGGCAGCGGCAGCGGATCGGTATCGCCCGCGCGCTCGCCGTCGAGCCGGAGATCGTCATCGCCGACGAGCCGGTTTCCGCCCTCGACGTCTCGGTCCAGGCGCAGATCGTCAACCTCCTCGAGGATCTCCAGCGCGATCTCGGCCTCACCTACGTCTTCATCGCCCACGATCTCGGCGTCGTCGAGCACGTGAGCGACCGGGTGGCCGTGATGTATCTCGGGCGGATCGTCGAGGAGGCGCCGACCGCCGGCCTCTTCGCCGAGCCGCTTCATCCCTACACGATCGGCCTCCTCGCCTCGATACCACGGCCCGATCCGTCGGCGCCGCGCGCAAGGGCCGCGATCGCCGGGGACGTGCCGAGCCCGGCGGCCGTCCCGCCCGGCTGTCCCTTCCATCCCCGGTGCCCGCTCGCCTTCGAACGATGCCGCATCGAGAGGCCCGTTCTCCGCGGCCGCGACGGCGACCGCGCCGTGGCCTGCTGGCTGTACGGCTGA
- a CDS encoding YitT family protein, translating into MKRRNMESVVDYAAITVGSFVMAIGIGVFLVDAKVVPGGVSGLSMAVHYLTDGRVPVGLLMWCFNVPLFVWGVKELGRAFGVRTFYGFTANSFFIDLVRGDVFSGIRLQDTATIRFLVERDFFFLVLLGAVLIGLGLGIIFKFKGTTAGSDIVAAIAQKRWNVKPGTTILVVDFFVILAAGIVIHARNLSPETPAAVLMLYAFFLLFVSSQLIDMVIFGFDYAKSALIISDRHEEIAEMIIDRLGRGATALHGRGLYSGRERDVIFTVVPRRQIYRLADQVKQIDPDAFVIINRVHEVLGEGFMARGEVDRQKLVPQRRRGDEETAS; encoded by the coding sequence ATGAAACGCCGCAACATGGAATCGGTCGTCGATTACGCCGCGATCACCGTCGGCAGCTTCGTCATGGCAATCGGAATCGGCGTCTTCCTCGTCGACGCGAAGGTCGTGCCGGGGGGCGTCTCGGGGCTCTCGATGGCCGTGCATTATCTCACCGACGGCCGCGTGCCCGTCGGGCTCCTCATGTGGTGTTTCAACGTGCCCCTCTTCGTGTGGGGCGTGAAGGAACTCGGCCGCGCCTTCGGCGTGCGCACCTTCTACGGCTTCACCGCCAATTCCTTCTTCATCGATCTCGTGCGGGGCGACGTCTTCTCCGGTATCCGGCTCCAGGACACGGCGACGATCCGTTTCCTCGTCGAGCGCGATTTCTTCTTCCTCGTTTTGCTCGGGGCGGTGCTGATCGGGCTCGGGCTGGGGATCATCTTCAAGTTCAAGGGCACGACGGCGGGAAGCGACATCGTCGCCGCCATCGCGCAGAAGCGCTGGAACGTCAAGCCGGGCACGACGATCCTCGTCGTCGATTTCTTCGTCATCCTCGCCGCCGGCATCGTCATCCACGCGCGGAACCTGAGCCCCGAAACGCCGGCCGCCGTCCTCATGCTCTATGCCTTCTTCCTGCTCTTCGTCTCCTCCCAGCTCATCGACATGGTGATCTTCGGCTTCGACTACGCGAAATCGGCCCTTATCATCTCCGACCGGCACGAGGAGATCGCCGAGATGATCATCGACCGGCTCGGGCGGGGGGCGACGGCGCTCCACGGCCGCGGCCTCTACAGCGGCCGGGAGCGCGACGTGATCTTCACCGTGGTGCCGCGCCGTCAGATCTACCGGCTCGCGGACCAGGTCAAGCAGATCGATCCGGATGCCTTCGTCATCATCAACCGCGTGCACGAGGTCCTCGGCGAGGGATTCATGGCGCGGGGAGAGGTCGACCGGCAGAAGCTCGTGCCGCAGCGCCGGCGGGGAGACGAGGAGACCGCGAGCTGA
- a CDS encoding class I SAM-dependent methyltransferase encodes MERYSDLDLDDPRIVSILDDLPLWSAPFGLRLLETVEYRRGLQVLDLGSGTGFPLATLAARLGRGCRVTGLDPWLGAARRGRQRIAVTKLANAAVVAGRGEDLPFREAVFDLIVSNNGINNVDDAGRVLGECARVARPGAQFVVTVNLPGTMSVFYDRFRETVRELGLEDAVAAIDAHIHRHRRHAGETVALLEEAGFRVGECRRDSFTMRYLDGGALFGDFFIQLAFAGPWRDVVAAGRQEEVFSRLEENLDRYAARAGELALEIPFVCIDARRR; translated from the coding sequence ATGGAACGCTACAGCGATCTCGACCTCGACGATCCCCGGATCGTCTCGATCCTCGACGACCTCCCGCTCTGGTCGGCGCCCTTCGGGCTTCGCCTGCTCGAAACGGTCGAGTACCGGCGGGGCCTGCAGGTCCTCGACCTCGGATCCGGCACCGGGTTTCCCCTCGCCACGCTCGCCGCCCGCCTCGGACGCGGCTGCCGCGTGACGGGGCTCGACCCGTGGCTGGGCGCCGCGCGGCGGGGCCGCCAACGGATCGCCGTGACGAAACTCGCGAACGCCGCCGTCGTCGCGGGGCGCGGAGAGGATCTCCCGTTCCGCGAAGCCGTCTTCGACCTCATCGTCTCCAACAACGGGATCAACAACGTCGACGACGCAGGCCGGGTCCTCGGCGAGTGCGCTCGCGTCGCCCGCCCCGGGGCGCAGTTCGTCGTCACGGTGAACCTGCCGGGAACGATGTCCGTCTTCTACGACCGCTTCCGCGAGACGGTGCGCGAACTCGGCCTCGAGGACGCGGTCGCCGCGATCGACGCGCACATCCATCGCCACCGCCGTCACGCCGGGGAGACGGTGGCCCTGCTCGAGGAGGCGGGATTCCGCGTGGGAGAATGCCGCCGGGACAGTTTCACGATGCGGTATCTCGACGGCGGCGCCCTCTTCGGCGATTTCTTCATACAACTCGCGTTCGCCGGACCCTGGCGGGATGTCGTGGCCGCCGGGCGGCAGGAGGAGGTCTTCTCGCGCCTCGAGGAGAACCTGGATCGGTACGCGGCCCGTGCGGGAGAGCTCGCCCTCGAGATCCCCTTCGTCTGCATCGACGCGCGCCGCCGGTAA